A region of Pseudomonas marginalis DNA encodes the following proteins:
- a CDS encoding HDOD domain-containing protein: MPPQPQIMVDLQMEQYMPDPDLEVIARLISQDPGLSGALLKIVNSSYYGLSNKIASIQRAVNLLGSRSIINLINALSIRGEMSDDTIVTLNRFWDTAQDVAMTCLTLAKRTGAQAVDEAYALGLFHDCGVPLMLKRFPNYMTVLEEAYANAGPDCRVVDTENNAFNTNHAVVGYYTAKSWRLPEHVTDAIANHHNALAIFSDETSRNPQLKNLLAILKMAEHICSSCRVLGNQSVDHEWNAIGHLVLDYVGLSDYDFESLKLSIRELGAH, encoded by the coding sequence GTGCCGCCCCAGCCGCAAATCATGGTGGATTTGCAGATGGAGCAGTACATGCCCGACCCGGACCTGGAAGTGATCGCGCGGTTGATCTCCCAGGACCCGGGCCTCTCCGGCGCGCTGCTGAAGATCGTCAACTCGTCCTATTACGGCCTGAGCAACAAGATCGCCTCGATCCAGCGCGCGGTGAACCTGCTGGGCAGCCGCTCGATCATCAACCTGATCAACGCCCTGTCGATCAGGGGCGAGATGAGCGACGACACCATCGTCACCCTCAACCGCTTCTGGGACACCGCCCAGGACGTGGCCATGACCTGCCTCACCCTGGCCAAGCGCACCGGCGCCCAGGCGGTGGACGAGGCCTATGCCCTGGGGCTGTTCCACGACTGCGGCGTGCCGCTGATGCTCAAGCGTTTCCCCAACTACATGACGGTGCTCGAAGAGGCTTACGCCAACGCCGGCCCCGACTGCCGCGTGGTCGACACCGAAAACAATGCGTTCAACACCAACCATGCCGTGGTCGGCTACTACACCGCCAAGTCCTGGCGCCTGCCGGAGCATGTGACCGACGCCATCGCCAACCACCACAATGCCCTGGCGATCTTCAGCGATGAGACGTCGCGCAATCCGCAGCTGAAAAACCTGCTGGCGATCCTGAAGATGGCCGAGCACATCTGCTCGTCCTGCCGCGTGCTGGGCAACCAGTCGGTGGACCATGAGTGGAATGCCATCGGCCACCTGGTGCTGGACTACGTGGGCCTGTCGGACTACGACTTCGAAAGCCTGAAGTTGTCGATCCGCGAACTGGGCGCGCACTGA